A part of Halobacillus shinanisalinarum genomic DNA contains:
- the ilvB gene encoding biosynthetic-type acetolactate synthase large subunit, producing the protein MKAEATQKMKTAPRTGADLLVDSLIDQGVDTLFGYPGGAVLPIYDAIYRAGESFDHILPRHEQGAIHAAEGYARVSGRPGVVIGTSGPGATNLITGIADAMMDSLPVVIFTGQVAKGVIGTDAFQESDVMGITTPITKHNYQVQRIEDLPRVVKEAFHIATTGRPGPVVVDIPKDISSTVHESEVDSSFHLPGYQPTVNPNPLQIRKLHEALLQAKKPVVLAGAGVIHAKGSQELKQFVQNYELPVATTLLGLGSFPGSDRLSIGMAGMHGTYTANMALYESDLLINIGARFDDRLTGNLQHFAPKAKVAHVDIDPAEIGKNVLTDIPIVSDAKAALEALNQFASDQLDHREWLETTQKNKGEFPLWHVDYETDISPQWLMKKVHEYTNGDSIVTTDVGQHQMWAAQYYSFHQPNRWVTSGGLGTMGFGFPSAIGAQIADPEAKVIAIVGDGGFQMTMQELSLLQERKLPVKVVIVNNQALGMVRQWQESFYDKRYSHSLIETQPDFVKLAESYQIPGYRIDSPKQLEEVLPSVLNDPHPAVIDCRVMQEENVYPMIAPGKGLHEMIGVKR; encoded by the coding sequence ATGAAGGCTGAAGCAACTCAAAAAATGAAGACAGCACCACGCACGGGAGCTGATTTGTTAGTGGATTCATTGATCGACCAAGGTGTTGACACGTTATTTGGATATCCTGGAGGAGCGGTACTGCCGATTTATGACGCGATTTACCGAGCAGGAGAATCGTTTGATCATATATTGCCGCGGCATGAGCAAGGTGCAATTCATGCGGCTGAAGGGTACGCGAGAGTATCCGGGAGACCAGGCGTCGTGATCGGTACTTCAGGGCCCGGGGCTACGAACTTAATTACAGGTATTGCGGATGCAATGATGGACTCCTTGCCTGTAGTCATTTTCACAGGGCAAGTAGCCAAAGGAGTCATCGGAACAGATGCTTTTCAGGAGTCAGATGTGATGGGGATCACGACACCCATTACGAAGCATAATTACCAGGTTCAGCGAATTGAAGATTTGCCAAGAGTCGTAAAGGAAGCCTTTCATATTGCAACAACGGGGCGCCCAGGGCCGGTGGTTGTAGATATTCCAAAAGATATTTCATCAACCGTACACGAATCAGAAGTGGATTCAAGCTTTCATTTACCGGGCTACCAACCGACTGTGAATCCTAATCCACTTCAAATTAGAAAATTGCATGAGGCACTATTACAAGCGAAAAAGCCGGTGGTATTAGCTGGAGCGGGTGTGATCCATGCAAAAGGATCACAGGAGCTTAAACAGTTTGTTCAGAATTATGAGCTGCCTGTTGCGACAACATTACTTGGATTAGGAAGCTTCCCTGGGAGTGACCGTCTTTCAATAGGTATGGCGGGAATGCATGGAACTTATACAGCAAATATGGCGCTGTATGAAAGTGATCTCCTAATTAATATCGGGGCACGGTTTGACGACAGACTGACCGGAAATTTACAACATTTTGCCCCGAAAGCGAAAGTAGCCCATGTAGATATTGACCCGGCAGAAATCGGTAAGAATGTTTTAACAGATATTCCGATCGTTTCCGATGCAAAGGCGGCGTTAGAAGCACTAAATCAATTTGCTTCAGATCAGCTTGATCACCGTGAATGGCTTGAAACCACTCAAAAGAATAAAGGGGAATTTCCTTTATGGCATGTTGATTATGAAACGGATATTTCACCACAGTGGTTAATGAAGAAAGTTCATGAATATACAAATGGTGATTCAATCGTGACAACTGATGTGGGCCAGCACCAAATGTGGGCCGCTCAGTATTATAGCTTTCACCAGCCTAATCGTTGGGTAACTTCAGGAGGCCTTGGCACGATGGGCTTTGGTTTCCCATCTGCGATTGGCGCACAAATAGCCGATCCCGAGGCAAAGGTAATAGCTATTGTCGGTGATGGTGGGTTTCAGATGACGATGCAGGAACTTTCACTCCTTCAGGAAAGGAAATTGCCAGTAAAAGTTGTCATCGTCAATAACCAAGCTCTAGGTATGGTAAGGCAATGGCAGGAAAGTTTTTATGATAAACGATATTCCCATTCCTTAATCGAAACCCAGCCGGATTTTGTGAAGCTTGCTGAAAGTTATCAAATTCCAGGCTATCGAATTGACTCGCCGAAACAATTGGAGGAGGTCCTCCCAAGCGTTTTAAATGATCCGCATCCAGCGGTGATTGACTGTCGAGTGATGCAAGAAGAAAATGTTTATCCAATGATTGCACCAGGAAAAGGGCTGCATGAAATGATCGGGGTGAAACGATGA
- the ilvN gene encoding acetolactate synthase small subunit — MKRIVTAIVHNRSGVLNRVTGLLAKRQFNIESISVGRTETEGVSKMTFVVDVEDERKLEQLTKQLNKQVDVLKVSDISEKAIVARELAMVKVISNPQIRSEIQSIIEPFRATVIDVSRESMTIQVTGNSDKVDALIDLLRPYGIKELARTGLTAFTRGHQKQVAEIKSYSLLK; from the coding sequence ATGAAACGTATTGTCACAGCAATCGTTCACAATCGAAGCGGTGTATTAAATCGAGTGACAGGTTTGCTTGCGAAGCGGCAATTTAATATCGAAAGCATTTCTGTTGGCCGCACCGAAACAGAAGGCGTATCAAAAATGACCTTCGTCGTAGATGTTGAAGATGAACGAAAACTTGAGCAATTGACGAAACAGCTTAACAAACAGGTTGATGTATTAAAAGTCTCGGATATTTCGGAAAAAGCAATCGTGGCTCGGGAATTAGCGATGGTGAAAGTAATCAGCAACCCGCAAATTCGCAGTGAAATTCAAAGCATTATTGAGCCATTTCGAGCTACAGTCATTGATGTAAGCAGAGAAAGCATGACGATTCAAGTTACTGGAAACTCAGATAAAGTCGATGCATTGATTGACCTGCTCCGGCCTTACGGCATTAAGGAGCTGGCAAGAACAGGATTAACCGCCTTTACAAGAGGCCATCAAAAACAAGTAGCAGAGATTAAATCTTACTCTTTACTAAAATAA
- the ilvC gene encoding ketol-acid reductoisomerase — protein sequence MAEVYYHNDIKDEVLKNKKVAVVGYGSQGHAHARNLKDSGYDVVVGLRKGKSWDQAVEDGVDVKNVADAVAEADVVMVLLPDEHQPKVYEEQIKPNLKAGAALAFAHGFNVHFSQVVAPDNVDVFLVAPKGPGHLVRRTFVEGAGVPSLFGVEQDVTGSAREVALAYAKGIGSGRAGVLETTFQEETETDLFGEQAVLCGGLTSLVKSGFETLTEAGYQPEVAYFECMHELKLIVDLMYEGGLEGMRYSISDTAQWGDFVSGPRVVNEDTKARMKDVLSDIQTGKFAKGWILENQANRPEFNAINASENKHQIEKVGKELRELMPFVKKSQSKEKEVVTHGSR from the coding sequence ATGGCAGAAGTTTACTATCACAATGATATCAAAGATGAGGTACTAAAAAACAAAAAGGTTGCGGTTGTAGGTTATGGCTCTCAAGGTCATGCTCATGCACGGAACTTGAAGGATAGCGGCTATGATGTTGTTGTTGGCTTGAGAAAAGGGAAGTCTTGGGATCAAGCCGTGGAAGATGGAGTTGATGTTAAAAATGTTGCCGATGCCGTTGCTGAAGCAGATGTTGTCATGGTCTTGCTTCCAGATGAGCATCAGCCGAAAGTGTATGAAGAACAAATCAAACCGAATCTTAAGGCAGGAGCTGCACTCGCTTTTGCTCATGGATTTAATGTTCATTTCAGTCAAGTGGTAGCACCAGACAATGTTGATGTATTTCTTGTAGCACCAAAAGGCCCGGGACATCTTGTACGACGCACATTTGTGGAAGGTGCCGGCGTACCATCCCTGTTCGGTGTCGAGCAAGATGTAACAGGCTCAGCCCGCGAAGTAGCTCTTGCCTATGCGAAAGGGATTGGCAGCGGCCGCGCTGGTGTTCTTGAAACAACATTCCAGGAAGAAACCGAAACAGATTTGTTCGGTGAGCAAGCTGTCCTATGTGGAGGTCTTACAAGTCTCGTTAAATCTGGATTCGAAACCCTTACAGAAGCGGGTTACCAGCCAGAAGTTGCTTACTTTGAATGCATGCACGAGCTGAAGCTGATTGTAGACCTTATGTATGAAGGCGGACTTGAAGGCATGCGTTATTCCATCTCTGACACAGCGCAATGGGGTGATTTCGTATCAGGGCCACGCGTCGTAAACGAAGACACGAAGGCTCGTATGAAAGATGTACTTTCAGATATCCAAACAGGAAAGTTTGCTAAAGGATGGATCCTTGAAAATCAGGCGAATCGCCCAGAGTTTAATGCGATCAATGCAAGTGAAAACAAACATCAGATCGAGAAGGTAGGGAAAGAGTTACGAGAGTTAATGCCATTTGTTAAGAAATCTCAATCTAAAGAAAAGGAAGTGGTCACACATGGCTCACGTTAA
- a CDS encoding 2-isopropylmalate synthase, whose translation MAHVNVFDTTLRDGEQSAGVNLNRLEKIEIAKQLERLGVDIMEAGFPASSQEDFEAVKEIANTVRNCSVTALARTFKSDIDTAWEALKGGAEPRLHIFLATSPIHMTHKLKKTPDEVVTTAVEMVAYAKEKFPYVQWSAEDATRSDYDFLAHIIEKVIDAGADVINLPDTVGYATPEEYAELFKYVKQNVRNIDQVTLSAHCHDDLGMAVSNSLAAIEAGVGQIEGTINGIGERAGNASLEEIAVALEIRKDKYTYQTGMVLNEIKRTSDLVSKLTGMQVPGNKAVVGRNAFAHESGIHQDGVLKEATTYEIITPKMVGIDSNNLVLGKHSGRHAFMQKAESFGFQLSEAKLKEAFHTFKDLTGKKKEVTDADLFAILTDKQTENEDVAKYELKAFQVQYGSINRPTATILLTRPDGNEVEKASTGEGSVEAIYNTLDELLDEEVHLQDYQLSSIGKGRDALAEVYVQLTVNDQMASGRGSAQDVLEASAHAFLNAVNRTLYSDQVERIKEVQ comes from the coding sequence ATGGCTCACGTTAACGTATTCGATACAACGCTAAGAGATGGAGAACAATCTGCTGGCGTCAATTTGAATCGTTTAGAAAAGATTGAGATTGCCAAACAATTGGAACGCTTAGGTGTGGATATTATGGAAGCGGGATTTCCCGCTTCCTCCCAAGAAGACTTTGAAGCGGTTAAAGAAATTGCTAATACAGTCCGTAACTGTTCTGTAACCGCCCTGGCCCGAACTTTTAAAAGCGATATCGATACAGCATGGGAAGCGTTAAAAGGTGGTGCAGAGCCGAGATTGCACATTTTCCTTGCTACTTCACCGATTCACATGACCCACAAACTAAAAAAGACACCAGATGAAGTGGTGACAACTGCGGTAGAAATGGTTGCTTATGCTAAAGAAAAATTTCCGTATGTCCAATGGTCAGCTGAAGATGCCACTCGGTCTGATTATGATTTTCTTGCCCATATTATTGAAAAGGTAATTGATGCAGGTGCTGATGTAATCAACCTTCCGGATACAGTGGGCTATGCAACACCGGAGGAATACGCTGAACTTTTTAAATATGTGAAACAGAATGTGAGGAATATTGATCAAGTTACGCTTTCAGCCCATTGTCATGATGATTTAGGAATGGCGGTTAGTAATTCGCTAGCTGCAATTGAAGCAGGGGTTGGCCAAATCGAAGGAACCATCAACGGAATTGGTGAACGGGCCGGCAATGCTTCCCTTGAGGAAATTGCGGTGGCTCTTGAGATCCGAAAAGATAAATACACCTATCAAACAGGAATGGTCTTAAATGAAATTAAAAGAACGAGTGACCTCGTCAGCAAATTGACTGGGATGCAAGTGCCAGGTAATAAAGCAGTTGTTGGTCGAAATGCATTTGCCCATGAGTCTGGCATTCATCAGGATGGGGTTTTAAAGGAAGCGACTACGTACGAAATCATTACACCGAAAATGGTTGGTATCGATTCCAACAATCTCGTACTAGGGAAGCACTCTGGACGTCATGCCTTTATGCAAAAAGCAGAATCATTCGGTTTTCAATTGTCTGAAGCGAAACTGAAAGAAGCCTTTCACACTTTCAAAGATTTGACGGGCAAGAAGAAAGAAGTGACAGATGCTGATTTGTTTGCCATTCTTACCGATAAACAAACCGAAAATGAAGATGTTGCGAAATACGAATTAAAAGCATTCCAAGTTCAATATGGAAGTATCAACCGTCCAACTGCCACGATTTTGCTTACACGCCCTGATGGAAATGAAGTGGAGAAAGCGAGTACCGGCGAAGGAAGTGTCGAAGCGATATATAACACGCTTGATGAGCTGTTAGATGAAGAAGTACACTTGCAAGATTATCAGCTAAGCTCGATTGGTAAAGGGAGAGATGCTCTCGCTGAGGTTTATGTACAACTGACTGTCAACGATCAAATGGCTTCAGGACGCGGATCGGCTCAAGATGTGTTGGAAGCTTCAGCACATGCATTCTTAAATGCAGTGAACCGAACATTGTATAGTGATCAAGTTGAACGAATTAAAGAAGTTCAATAA
- the leuB gene encoding 3-isopropylmalate dehydrogenase, producing MKKHIVLLPGDGIGPEVTKAAKGVLETIAEQFGHSFTFETHEIGGAAIDNQGTPLPEDTVAACKKADGILLGAVGGPKWDQLPSHMRPEKGLLGIRKQLGLFANLRPVKGFKSLLHASPLKEEVVAGSDLLIVRELTGGLYFGEPRERRNNGAEVVDTLAYTRAEMERIIDKAFQSAQVRRNHLTSVDKANVLESSRMWREVVEEKKQDYPDVHVEHMLVDAAAMKLVTNPAYFDVIVTENMFGDILSDEASVLTGSLGMLPSASIRQDGLGLYEPVHGSAPDIAGQNKANPLAAILSAAMMLRHSFQMNGEAELIEAAVNKVLEEKYHTADLNLTDGVQVSGSVLAKKVSEQMSSHDTTENIMWCYA from the coding sequence ATGAAGAAGCATATCGTACTATTGCCTGGGGACGGAATTGGCCCTGAAGTAACGAAAGCGGCTAAAGGTGTTCTTGAAACAATTGCAGAACAGTTTGGTCATAGCTTCACATTTGAAACGCATGAAATTGGCGGGGCAGCCATTGACAACCAGGGCACCCCTCTTCCGGAAGATACGGTTGCGGCTTGTAAGAAAGCGGATGGGATCTTACTCGGAGCTGTCGGTGGTCCAAAGTGGGATCAACTTCCTAGCCATATGCGTCCTGAGAAAGGGCTGCTAGGAATTCGTAAACAGCTCGGACTGTTCGCAAATCTTAGACCTGTAAAAGGCTTTAAATCTCTACTACATGCGTCTCCTTTGAAGGAGGAGGTTGTGGCTGGAAGTGATTTGCTAATTGTCAGGGAGTTGACTGGCGGGCTTTATTTCGGTGAACCTCGTGAGCGACGAAACAACGGGGCTGAAGTGGTGGATACACTTGCCTATACACGAGCTGAAATGGAGCGAATCATCGACAAGGCCTTTCAAAGTGCTCAAGTGCGACGTAACCATCTGACTTCGGTTGATAAAGCCAATGTGCTTGAATCAAGCCGTATGTGGAGAGAAGTAGTTGAAGAAAAGAAACAGGATTACCCTGATGTCCATGTGGAGCACATGCTTGTTGATGCCGCAGCAATGAAGCTTGTCACGAATCCGGCCTATTTTGATGTCATTGTGACAGAGAATATGTTTGGTGATATTTTGAGCGATGAGGCTTCTGTTCTGACTGGTTCGCTTGGGATGCTGCCTTCAGCAAGTATCCGCCAAGATGGACTTGGTTTATATGAGCCGGTTCATGGATCGGCTCCGGATATTGCAGGTCAGAATAAAGCGAACCCACTTGCCGCCATTTTATCAGCGGCCATGATGCTTCGCCATTCTTTCCAAATGAATGGCGAAGCGGAACTGATTGAGGCCGCCGTTAACAAAGTATTAGAAGAGAAGTATCATACAGCGGATCTTAATCTAACAGACGGGGTGCAAGTCAGTGGAAGTGTGCTTGCGAAAAAAGTATCTGAACAAATGAGTTCACATGATACGACCGAAAACATCATGTGGTGCTACGCATAA
- the leuC gene encoding 3-isopropylmalate dehydratase large subunit: protein MGQPKTIVEKIWEQHVVHQEQEKPDLIYIDLHLIHEVTSPQAFEGLRMSERKVRRPDRTYATMDHNVPTVHRNVIKDAVAQKQMETLKENCEEFGIRLADINHPDQGIVHVIGPELGLTQPGKTIVCGDSHTSTHGAFGALAFGIGTSEVEHVLATQSLWQASPKTLEVKVDGVLGTGVTAKDLILAIIAKFGVRFGTGYVIEYTGEAIENLSMEERMTICNMSIEAGARAGLISPDDTTVDYLKGKRYVPDGEEFEAVAAEWKSLASDPGATYDASVEINAAEVEPQVTWGTNPSQGLPVGASTPDPTVLDDAQERDSIERALDYMGLEANQAIQSIPIEHVFIGSCTNSRLSDLRKAAHIVKGGKVNENVRAMVVPGSKTVKDQAEAEGLDTIFLTAGFEWRDAGCSMCLAMNDDIVPPGERCASTSNRNFEGRQGNGARTHLVSPEMAAAAALEGYFVDVRKYAAAVGG, encoded by the coding sequence ATGGGGCAACCGAAGACGATCGTTGAAAAGATTTGGGAGCAGCACGTGGTGCATCAGGAACAGGAGAAGCCGGACTTAATCTATATTGATTTGCATTTGATTCATGAAGTGACTTCTCCCCAAGCGTTTGAAGGCTTGCGAATGAGTGAACGTAAGGTCCGCAGGCCAGATCGAACGTATGCAACGATGGATCATAACGTTCCTACGGTTCATCGTAACGTTATTAAAGATGCTGTTGCACAAAAGCAAATGGAAACATTGAAGGAAAACTGTGAGGAGTTCGGTATTCGTCTTGCGGATATTAATCATCCTGACCAGGGGATTGTTCACGTGATTGGACCTGAGCTTGGATTAACCCAGCCTGGGAAAACGATTGTGTGCGGTGACAGCCATACATCGACACACGGTGCTTTTGGGGCACTTGCTTTTGGAATCGGCACGAGTGAAGTGGAACATGTTTTAGCCACCCAATCCCTTTGGCAAGCCTCTCCTAAAACATTGGAGGTGAAGGTGGACGGCGTTCTGGGAACTGGTGTGACAGCAAAAGATCTCATTCTAGCGATTATTGCTAAATTTGGTGTTCGCTTTGGTACGGGATATGTTATTGAGTATACAGGTGAGGCAATCGAGAACTTGTCAATGGAAGAACGTATGACGATTTGTAACATGTCCATTGAAGCTGGAGCCAGGGCAGGATTGATCAGCCCTGATGATACGACTGTGGATTATTTAAAAGGAAAACGTTATGTGCCAGACGGGGAGGAGTTTGAAGCTGTTGCTGCTGAATGGAAATCGTTGGCCTCTGACCCAGGTGCAACGTATGATGCATCCGTTGAGATTAATGCAGCTGAGGTAGAACCCCAAGTCACTTGGGGAACGAACCCTTCTCAAGGTCTTCCTGTTGGGGCCTCTACTCCAGATCCAACTGTACTTGATGATGCTCAAGAACGTGATAGCATAGAGCGGGCTCTCGATTATATGGGGCTCGAAGCTAACCAGGCTATTCAGTCAATTCCAATTGAGCATGTATTCATCGGCTCCTGTACCAATTCAAGACTGAGTGATCTAAGAAAAGCTGCCCACATTGTTAAGGGTGGCAAAGTGAATGAAAATGTCAGGGCAATGGTTGTACCCGGATCGAAAACAGTGAAGGATCAAGCCGAAGCGGAAGGGCTTGATACCATCTTCCTAACTGCTGGATTTGAGTGGCGCGATGCAGGTTGCAGCATGTGCCTGGCAATGAATGATGATATTGTACCACCGGGTGAGCGCTGTGCATCAACTTCAAACCGTAATTTCGAAGGCCGGCAAGGAAATGGGGCACGCACACATCTTGTTAGCCCTGAAATGGCAGCCGCCGCCGCTCTTGAAGGCTACTTTGTCGATGTAAGAAAATATGCTGCAGCAGTAGGAGGGTAA
- the leuD gene encoding 3-isopropylmalate dehydratase small subunit, which translates to MEPFQQHEGLIYPLDRSNVDTDQIIPKQFLKRIERQGFGQFLFYNWRFNDDGTLREDFSMNDPMYKEATVLVGGENFGCGSSREHAPWAIQDYGFRVVIATSFADIFYNNCFKNGILPIVLPKEQVNELLDQAKEEKLRVHVDLENQQVKSDNGLQAAFDIQPYHKNMLLNGWDEISVTLNYAEAIERYETQQAK; encoded by the coding sequence ATGGAACCATTTCAGCAACACGAGGGATTAATCTATCCCCTCGATCGGTCCAATGTGGATACAGACCAAATTATTCCGAAGCAATTTTTGAAAAGAATTGAACGGCAGGGGTTTGGACAGTTCCTTTTCTACAACTGGCGCTTTAATGATGATGGAACATTGCGCGAAGATTTTTCGATGAATGATCCGATGTATAAAGAAGCGACCGTCTTGGTTGGCGGTGAAAATTTCGGTTGTGGTTCTTCAAGAGAACACGCGCCATGGGCGATACAGGATTACGGATTTAGAGTCGTGATCGCAACGAGTTTTGCTGATATTTTTTACAACAACTGCTTTAAAAACGGAATTCTGCCTATCGTATTGCCTAAGGAACAAGTAAATGAGCTTTTAGATCAGGCAAAAGAGGAAAAGCTTAGAGTACATGTTGATTTAGAGAATCAGCAAGTAAAAAGTGACAATGGTTTACAAGCAGCTTTCGATATTCAACCCTATCACAAAAATATGCTGCTAAACGGCTGGGATGAAATATCTGTAACGCTGAACTATGCTGAAGCCATTGAACGATACGAAACACAGCAAGCTAAATAA
- the ilvA gene encoding threonine ammonia-lyase encodes MLRSEDVGNFLTLPKVFEAKEHLYDVVHQTPFKTSETFNQSTASQVFMKMENQQKTGAFKVRGASFKVAQLTEQEARCGVIAASAGNHAQGVALAAAKRGIQAKIFMPEATPKAKVQATEAYGAETVLTGESFQEAYAAAMEEQKLCGATFIHPFDDVDVMAGQATVAVEMLQEQPDLDTLVVPIGGGGLIAGIAYAAKQLKPTIKVVGVQSAQAPATYNAFYKRGPRKLTSVSTIADGIAVKQHGKLTFHYIKKYVDEIVTVEEQQIASAIVQLLEREKTLVEGAGATGLAAILTNKLALAGKKCGVVISGGNMDVSRLPHVQQLALAKRMVMV; translated from the coding sequence ATCTTAAGGAGTGAAGACGTTGGGAATTTCTTAACCCTACCTAAAGTTTTTGAAGCTAAAGAACATTTATACGATGTGGTTCATCAAACACCGTTTAAAACCTCTGAAACATTTAATCAATCGACAGCCAGTCAGGTGTTCATGAAGATGGAGAACCAACAAAAGACAGGGGCTTTTAAAGTTAGAGGTGCGTCCTTTAAAGTTGCCCAATTGACAGAGCAAGAAGCACGGTGTGGGGTCATTGCTGCATCAGCTGGAAATCATGCGCAGGGTGTAGCCCTAGCTGCTGCTAAACGTGGAATCCAAGCAAAAATATTTATGCCAGAAGCTACGCCCAAAGCAAAAGTGCAGGCAACGGAGGCCTATGGAGCCGAGACAGTTCTTACTGGTGAATCTTTTCAAGAAGCGTATGCGGCAGCAATGGAAGAACAGAAACTTTGCGGGGCCACCTTTATCCACCCCTTTGATGATGTCGATGTTATGGCAGGGCAGGCAACGGTCGCTGTCGAAATGCTTCAAGAACAGCCTGACCTTGATACGCTTGTAGTACCGATTGGCGGTGGCGGCTTAATTGCCGGGATTGCCTATGCAGCCAAACAATTAAAGCCTACGATTAAAGTTGTAGGTGTGCAATCTGCTCAAGCACCGGCAACGTACAATGCGTTTTATAAGCGTGGTCCAAGGAAACTTACTTCCGTATCCACGATTGCGGATGGGATCGCTGTGAAGCAGCATGGAAAATTAACCTTCCATTATATTAAGAAATATGTTGATGAAATCGTAACTGTAGAGGAACAGCAAATTGCGAGTGCCATCGTTCAACTGCTAGAAAGGGAAAAAACATTAGTTGAAGGAGCAGGAGCAACGGGTCTTGCAGCCATTTTAACGAATAAATTAGCTTTAGCTGGGAAGAAATGCGGTGTTGTCATTAGCGGGGGAAATATGGACGTCTCTCGGCTACCACACGTACAACAACTGGCTTTGGCAAAAAGAATGGTAATGGTTTAG
- a CDS encoding fatty acid desaturase family protein translates to MEDLHSYGWYAKRVAKYMPKGVFKPVPKRLWGGLAYLAIVIAGVLSISLFHWHPLFYLPISLILGASFAGMGFLGHEILHGTVVKKAWIRDLLGAIAFWPLSTGPKLWRKWHNLNHHIHTQHEENDPDSWPTLERLSRSKMIRWIYKLPLFIRAFFAFASLAIQFTAHSLKMFFAYIKDFKPKKQPEVWLQMILPWASWIGLLLLIGWEKWLFAFFIPLLIANLIVMGYISTNHRLNPLVPVNDPLANSLSVTVPKWVDYIHFNFSYHTEHHLFPGMSSKHYPLVKHHIKRLWPDRYHEMAMGKALVALWKTPRPYFDNRELIDPSQGNLYGSLGNGLNPEQIKPKK, encoded by the coding sequence ATGGAGGACTTACATTCATATGGCTGGTATGCCAAACGAGTAGCAAAATATATGCCTAAAGGCGTTTTCAAACCTGTTCCTAAACGATTATGGGGCGGGTTAGCCTATTTAGCTATTGTCATTGCTGGAGTATTGTCTATTAGTTTATTTCACTGGCATCCACTCTTCTACTTGCCTATTTCCCTCATTTTAGGTGCAAGCTTTGCTGGAATGGGATTTCTGGGACATGAAATCTTACATGGTACTGTTGTTAAAAAGGCTTGGATACGCGACCTTCTAGGTGCCATCGCATTTTGGCCGCTTAGTACTGGGCCTAAGCTTTGGAGAAAGTGGCATAATTTGAACCACCACATCCACACACAACACGAAGAAAATGACCCAGACTCGTGGCCGACATTAGAACGTCTGAGCAGATCCAAGATGATTCGCTGGATCTATAAATTACCGCTATTTATCCGAGCATTTTTCGCATTTGCTTCCCTTGCAATCCAGTTCACAGCACACTCACTTAAAATGTTTTTCGCTTACATTAAAGATTTCAAGCCAAAGAAACAGCCTGAAGTTTGGCTGCAAATGATTCTGCCATGGGCTAGCTGGATCGGCCTGCTCTTACTAATTGGCTGGGAAAAGTGGTTATTCGCCTTTTTTATCCCACTACTCATTGCTAATTTAATTGTTATGGGGTATATCTCGACGAATCACCGTTTAAATCCTCTCGTACCCGTAAATGACCCGTTAGCCAACAGTTTAAGTGTAACTGTCCCAAAATGGGTGGATTATATCCACTTTAATTTTTCCTACCATACGGAACACCACCTGTTTCCTGGTATGAGTTCGAAACATTATCCATTAGTTAAACATCATATTAAGCGGTTGTGGCCTGACCGTTATCACGAAATGGCAATGGGGAAAGCACTTGTTGCTCTCTGGAAAACACCTAGGCCTTATTTTGACAACAGGGAACTCATTGATCCATCACAAGGAAACCTATACGGATCACTTGGTAACGGATTAAACCCTGAGCAGATTAAACCTAAAAAATAG